From Neobacillus sp. PS2-9, the proteins below share one genomic window:
- a CDS encoding RraA family protein, with protein sequence MDQITTKFRNIPTTCISDAMDGLNNLHPSIKPLKEEYKLVGRALTVKIPVGDNLAVLKAIYEAKQGDVLVIDAKGDQYRAIAGDFVVGMAQTLGISGFVVDGVIRDIVGIKELNIPVFCKGTTVAASGKAGVGEVNVPISCGSTAILPGDLIVGDADGVVVIPQANEQEILVRSLEKWRKDQQREEQISGNPEAIRKHLAELIGKVK encoded by the coding sequence ATGGATCAGATCACAACTAAATTTCGCAATATTCCCACTACATGTATTTCCGATGCGATGGACGGATTAAATAACCTGCATCCTTCCATCAAACCACTAAAGGAAGAATACAAGCTTGTAGGGAGAGCATTGACAGTCAAAATTCCTGTCGGAGATAATCTTGCAGTCCTAAAAGCCATATACGAAGCAAAACAAGGTGATGTTTTAGTCATTGATGCAAAAGGCGATCAATATCGAGCCATTGCTGGAGACTTTGTTGTTGGAATGGCTCAAACACTTGGTATTAGTGGATTTGTTGTTGACGGGGTTATTCGTGACATTGTCGGAATAAAAGAATTGAATATTCCTGTCTTTTGTAAGGGAACGACTGTTGCTGCAAGTGGCAAAGCCGGAGTTGGTGAAGTGAATGTTCCAATTTCCTGCGGAAGTACTGCTATCCTTCCCGGGGATTTAATTGTTGGGGATGCAGACGGTGTCGTAGTTATTCCACAAGCCAATGAGCAAGAGATATTAGTGAGATCACTCGAAAAATGGAGAAAAGACCAACAAAGAGAAGAACAAATTTCTGGAAATCCAGAAGCAATTCGGAAACATTTGGCTGAATTGATTGGTAAAGTAAAATAA
- a CDS encoding aspartyl-phosphate phosphatase Spo0E family protein: MLVKELTFSELKAAIEVLRKEMIHCGLNNGLTNERTVQISQILDSHISQYYSLKNQ; the protein is encoded by the coding sequence ATGCTAGTGAAGGAACTGACTTTTAGTGAATTAAAAGCTGCCATCGAGGTTCTTCGTAAAGAAATGATTCATTGCGGGCTAAATAATGGTCTTACAAATGAAAGAACCGTTCAAATCAGCCAAATATTAGATAGCCATATTTCCCAATACTATTCCTTAAAAAATCAATAA